In Rhineura floridana isolate rRhiFlo1 chromosome 1, rRhiFlo1.hap2, whole genome shotgun sequence, the following proteins share a genomic window:
- the LOC133376219 gene encoding mas-related G-protein coupled receptor member H-like isoform X1, giving the protein MISETPFLTAGVSTPEEAEQQSLSTMANVSPTSLSPLDAGKEYYRAYNETLSSNNSHSNDDPELDYALETHTIFTIIICILGLWGNGTVIWLLGFCIKRNSFTTYILNLAIADFGLLTTTFIRGIQVMGGYFYIPLLSVILLDIFVFMYNTGQFLLTAISISRCVSVLFPLWHRCHRPPLLSTTVCALIWGLSFLLPGIHFTLFLAKLETDEIIFLQLVVNGFLCLPLMTTSTLILFIKVCFKSQQQKKGKLLIAILLTLFFFIIFSFPLNALFITVFVFHSEPPYILFYSDLYACLNSSVNPLIYFLVGRQKRGRPRKSMKAILQNIFKEDENSTVEVVDMEMVI; this is encoded by the coding sequence CAGGAGTATCTACACCAGAAGAAGCAGAACAGCAAAGCCTGAGCACCATGGCCAATGTCAGTCCAACTTCCTTGTCCCCTTTGGACGCTGGAAAGGAATATTACAGAGCATACAATGAAACTCTGTCCTCCAACAACAGCCACAGTAATGATGATCCAGAACTGGATTACGCTTTGGAAACACACACTATCTTCACAATTATAATTTGCATTTTGGGGCTTTGGGGGAATGGGACGGTCATCTGGCTGCTTGGCTTCTGCATTAAAAGGAATTCTTTCACCACTTACATCCTGAACCTCGCCATTGCTGACTTTGGTTTGCTCACAACTACCTTTATTAGAGGAATTCAGGTCATGGGGGGGTACTTCTACATTCCCCTTCTATCTGTCATACTTTTAGACATCTTTGTATTCATGTATAACACTGGTCAGTTTCTACTGACAGCCATCAGCATCAGCAGGTGTGTGTCTGTCCTCTTCCCACTTTGGCATCGATGCCACAGGCCACCACTTTTATCCACCACTGTGTGTGCCTTAATATGGGgactttctttccttctccctggAATTCACTTCACTCTCTTCCTGGCTAAGCTAGAAACTGATGAGATAATATTCCTCCAGTTAGTTGTGAACGGCTTCCTGTGCCTCCCACTCATGACTACTTCCACTCTGATCCTGTTCATCAAAGTCTGCTTTAAATCACAACAGCAGAAGAAGGGAAAGCTTCTCATAGCCATCTTGCTTACTCTCTTCTTTTTCATCATCTTTTCTTTTCCACTGAATGCCTTATTCatcactgtttttgtttttcattcagAACCTCCCTATATCCTATTTTATAGCGACTTATATGCCTGTCTGAATAGCAGTGTTAACCCTTTGATCTATTTCCTGGTCGGGagacagaagagaggcaggcccaGGAAGAGCATGAAAGCCATACTCCAGAACATTTTCAAAGAAGATGAAAACTCTACAGTGGAAGTagtggacatggagatggtgatctga
- the LOC133376219 gene encoding mas-related G-protein coupled receptor member H-like isoform X2, translating into MISETPFLTGVSTPEEAEQQSLSTMANVSPTSLSPLDAGKEYYRAYNETLSSNNSHSNDDPELDYALETHTIFTIIICILGLWGNGTVIWLLGFCIKRNSFTTYILNLAIADFGLLTTTFIRGIQVMGGYFYIPLLSVILLDIFVFMYNTGQFLLTAISISRCVSVLFPLWHRCHRPPLLSTTVCALIWGLSFLLPGIHFTLFLAKLETDEIIFLQLVVNGFLCLPLMTTSTLILFIKVCFKSQQQKKGKLLIAILLTLFFFIIFSFPLNALFITVFVFHSEPPYILFYSDLYACLNSSVNPLIYFLVGRQKRGRPRKSMKAILQNIFKEDENSTVEVVDMEMVI; encoded by the coding sequence GAGTATCTACACCAGAAGAAGCAGAACAGCAAAGCCTGAGCACCATGGCCAATGTCAGTCCAACTTCCTTGTCCCCTTTGGACGCTGGAAAGGAATATTACAGAGCATACAATGAAACTCTGTCCTCCAACAACAGCCACAGTAATGATGATCCAGAACTGGATTACGCTTTGGAAACACACACTATCTTCACAATTATAATTTGCATTTTGGGGCTTTGGGGGAATGGGACGGTCATCTGGCTGCTTGGCTTCTGCATTAAAAGGAATTCTTTCACCACTTACATCCTGAACCTCGCCATTGCTGACTTTGGTTTGCTCACAACTACCTTTATTAGAGGAATTCAGGTCATGGGGGGGTACTTCTACATTCCCCTTCTATCTGTCATACTTTTAGACATCTTTGTATTCATGTATAACACTGGTCAGTTTCTACTGACAGCCATCAGCATCAGCAGGTGTGTGTCTGTCCTCTTCCCACTTTGGCATCGATGCCACAGGCCACCACTTTTATCCACCACTGTGTGTGCCTTAATATGGGgactttctttccttctccctggAATTCACTTCACTCTCTTCCTGGCTAAGCTAGAAACTGATGAGATAATATTCCTCCAGTTAGTTGTGAACGGCTTCCTGTGCCTCCCACTCATGACTACTTCCACTCTGATCCTGTTCATCAAAGTCTGCTTTAAATCACAACAGCAGAAGAAGGGAAAGCTTCTCATAGCCATCTTGCTTACTCTCTTCTTTTTCATCATCTTTTCTTTTCCACTGAATGCCTTATTCatcactgtttttgtttttcattcagAACCTCCCTATATCCTATTTTATAGCGACTTATATGCCTGTCTGAATAGCAGTGTTAACCCTTTGATCTATTTCCTGGTCGGGagacagaagagaggcaggcccaGGAAGAGCATGAAAGCCATACTCCAGAACATTTTCAAAGAAGATGAAAACTCTACAGTGGAAGTagtggacatggagatggtgatctga